The following proteins are co-located in the Methanobacterium formicicum DSM 3637 genome:
- a CDS encoding CBS domain-containing protein gives MLTTVQKEILQVLIDLYSKSNYMPIKGENIASIMNRNPGTIRNQMQSLRSMGIVKGVPGPRGGYKPTLDAYHALNLSTADEEETVPLFKKDKLVENITVTRIEFTSLPQPGDCEATITVMGDIKQLALGDKVRVGPSPVNKLVVNGIIVGRDDMDGVLLLDVKDIRSIPHKSVLEIASQDLITLDRDMNIKEAAWILSNNGIDGAPVVENDNVMGMLTLIDITKAIANEETDLNITNLMSKYIITVKQDVMIAEAIQIMNKNKIGRLIITDEKDKPVGILTKTDILNQVSGLKYLTN, from the coding sequence TTGCTCACAACCGTCCAAAAAGAAATATTGCAGGTTTTGATTGATCTGTATAGTAAATCAAATTACATGCCCATTAAAGGAGAAAACATTGCATCGATTATGAACCGAAACCCTGGAACCATACGAAATCAGATGCAATCCTTAAGAAGCATGGGGATCGTGAAAGGCGTTCCAGGCCCTAGAGGAGGATATAAACCAACATTAGACGCATATCATGCTTTAAATCTTAGTACTGCTGATGAAGAAGAAACTGTACCTTTATTTAAAAAAGATAAACTGGTTGAAAATATAACTGTCACCAGGATAGAATTCACCAGCCTACCCCAACCGGGAGATTGTGAAGCAACTATAACGGTCATGGGAGATATCAAGCAGCTTGCCCTTGGAGATAAAGTAAGAGTAGGCCCCAGTCCCGTGAATAAACTTGTGGTGAATGGGATTATTGTTGGAAGGGACGATATGGATGGTGTTTTACTCCTAGATGTTAAAGATATACGAAGCATACCCCATAAATCCGTGCTGGAAATAGCCAGCCAGGATCTCATAACACTGGATCGAGATATGAATATTAAAGAAGCAGCATGGATTCTATCGAATAATGGAATAGATGGAGCCCCTGTAGTTGAAAATGATAATGTTATGGGAATGTTAACCCTCATTGACATTACTAAGGCCATTGCCAATGAAGAAACTGATCTTAACATAACCAATCTGATGTCCAAGTACATTATAACAGTTAAACAAGATGTGATGATAGCAGAAGCCATTCAAATTATGAATAAAAACAAAATTGGGCGTCTTATTATCACTGATGAAAAGGACAAACCAGTTGGAATTTTAACTAAAACCGATATTTTAAACCAAGTATCAGGTTTGAAATATTTGACTAATTAA
- a CDS encoding formate--phosphoribosylaminoimidazolecarboxamide ligase, which yields MSKIDRQKILDVLDGYDKEDITIATLGSHSSLHMFQGAKKEGFRTAVVCEKGREVPYQRFNSADEYIIVDKFSDIVNEEVQQELRDMNSIVFPHGSFVAYAGLDNIETIFNVPMFGNRDILRWEAERDLERKLMVESGIRIPQKINNPSEIEGTVMVKFPGARGGKGYFVASSPEEFDQKIDAMIQRNWIEETDIKDAHIEEYVLGCNYCVHYFYSGLNDEVEVMGMDSRYESTIDGLTRVPAKDQLDINTSPSYVITGNHPVVMRESLLPQVFDIGDKIVEKAKKLVPPGFNGPFCMQTLVTDNLEVVVFEMSARSDGGTNTFMDGSPYSYLKHGEPMSMGRRMAREIKNGIKENRLEEIIT from the coding sequence ATGAGTAAAATAGACCGGCAGAAGATTCTGGACGTTTTGGATGGGTATGATAAGGAAGACATAACTATTGCAACTTTAGGAAGTCATTCGTCCCTGCATATGTTTCAGGGAGCGAAAAAGGAAGGATTCAGGACGGCAGTGGTTTGTGAAAAAGGGAGGGAAGTTCCCTACCAACGGTTCAATAGTGCCGATGAATACATCATTGTTGATAAATTTAGTGACATAGTTAATGAGGAAGTTCAGCAGGAATTAAGGGATATGAACAGCATAGTATTCCCACACGGATCTTTTGTGGCGTATGCTGGGCTGGACAACATTGAAACTATTTTTAACGTCCCCATGTTTGGAAACAGGGACATATTACGATGGGAAGCTGAACGGGATTTAGAAAGGAAACTTATGGTTGAATCAGGAATCCGAATCCCCCAAAAAATAAATAACCCCAGTGAAATTGAGGGCACCGTGATGGTGAAGTTCCCTGGAGCAAGAGGTGGAAAGGGATACTTCGTTGCCAGTTCACCAGAAGAATTCGACCAAAAAATTGACGCCATGATCCAAAGGAACTGGATCGAAGAAACAGACATTAAAGATGCTCACATCGAAGAATACGTATTAGGATGTAACTACTGTGTCCATTACTTCTACTCTGGATTAAACGATGAAGTAGAAGTAATGGGAATGGACAGCAGATACGAATCAACCATTGACGGCTTAACCAGGGTTCCTGCCAAAGACCAGCTGGATATCAATACCAGCCCATCCTACGTGATAACTGGTAACCACCCGGTAGTTATGAGAGAATCACTACTGCCACAGGTATTTGACATAGGAGATAAAATCGTTGAAAAAGCTAAAAAACTGGTACCACCAGGATTTAACGGCCCATTCTGTATGCAGACTCTGGTAACCGACAATCTGGAAGTAGTGGTCTTTGAAATGAGTGCCAGATCAGATGGAGGAACCAATACATTCATGGATGGATCTCCTTACAGCTACCTCAAACATGGCGAACCTATGAGTATGGGCCGCAGAATGGCCAGAGAAATCAAGAATGGAATCAAAGAAAATCGTTTAGAAGAGATCATAACCTGA
- a CDS encoding carbonic anhydrase, whose protein sequence is MMLDEVLKANEDFVKDFEPKKMSHMPQKKLAIVTCMDTRLTGFLEPAMGIERGDAKIIKNAGNAAVDRDVIRSVAAAIYALGAEEVMVVGHYECGMANVDPEKLEANMKSRGVDEKALSEVNLKEWIGAIDSEEENVMVVVEKIKESPFIPDDVPIHGLIIDLYDGKLKVLVEG, encoded by the coding sequence ATGATGCTTGATGAAGTATTGAAAGCCAATGAAGATTTTGTTAAGGATTTTGAACCTAAAAAAATGAGCCACATGCCCCAAAAGAAACTGGCCATTGTAACTTGTATGGACACCCGTCTTACCGGGTTTTTAGAACCTGCCATGGGGATTGAACGAGGTGATGCCAAAATAATCAAAAACGCAGGTAATGCCGCTGTGGATAGGGATGTCATAAGATCCGTTGCAGCAGCAATATACGCTCTTGGTGCTGAGGAAGTCATGGTGGTGGGACATTACGAGTGCGGGATGGCAAACGTAGACCCTGAAAAATTGGAAGCAAACATGAAATCCAGGGGTGTGGATGAAAAAGCACTTTCTGAAGTTAATCTTAAAGAATGGATAGGGGCAATTGACAGTGAAGAGGAAAATGTAATGGTAGTGGTGGAAAAAATCAAGGAATCACCATTTATTCCAGACGATGTCCCCATTCATGGACTTATAATAGACCTTTATGATGGTAAATTGAAGGTTTTAGTTGAAGGATAA
- a CDS encoding Coenzyme F420 hydrogenase/dehydrogenase, beta subunit C-terminal domain yields MVQINDMYYALSPDEEIAASGECGGAVTSILKFLLEECIVDAVLAVKKGADLYDAVPTLITDPEKVIESAGSLHCGTLNMSKVLHKYLDGANEMKIAVTTKPCDAMTIVELMKRKQINQDNVIMIGINCGGTLPPVQAREMIEKFYKINPDTVVKEEIAKGNLVIETADDEEQEISIDELENAGYGRRTNCRRCETNIPKMADLAMGNWGVIGPNSGKATFVEVFSEKGAEILDKAIKANILKVTDPVPKGIEIRNKIDKAMVNLANKWQTRHFEESNELMNLDQYLDEFDKCIKCYGCREACPICFCRECSIESESVNWVPKGEIPPSPMFHFVRMLHMVDSCTNCGQCEEVCPAEIPLARIFHKINVELQDVFKYHPGYDLEQKPPLSVINKEPSEE; encoded by the coding sequence ATGGTTCAAATAAACGATATGTATTATGCTTTATCCCCTGATGAAGAAATCGCAGCCAGTGGAGAATGTGGAGGAGCAGTAACATCCATTCTTAAATTTTTACTGGAAGAATGCATAGTAGACGCAGTTCTCGCCGTTAAAAAAGGTGCTGATCTATACGATGCCGTCCCCACACTGATAACCGACCCAGAAAAAGTCATAGAATCAGCAGGATCCCTCCACTGCGGAACACTGAACATGTCCAAAGTCCTTCATAAATATCTTGATGGTGCCAATGAGATGAAAATAGCCGTCACCACCAAACCCTGCGACGCCATGACCATTGTGGAACTTATGAAAAGGAAACAGATAAACCAAGATAATGTGATAATGATTGGAATTAACTGTGGAGGAACCTTACCCCCAGTTCAGGCACGTGAAATGATTGAAAAATTCTACAAAATCAACCCCGACACAGTGGTAAAAGAAGAAATTGCCAAAGGAAACCTGGTAATTGAAACCGCAGATGACGAGGAGCAAGAGATCAGTATTGATGAACTTGAAAACGCAGGATACGGGCGAAGAACCAACTGCCGAAGATGTGAAACCAACATACCAAAAATGGCAGACCTAGCCATGGGTAACTGGGGAGTAATCGGACCAAATTCAGGTAAAGCCACATTCGTAGAAGTATTTTCTGAAAAAGGTGCAGAAATCTTGGATAAAGCTATTAAAGCAAACATCTTAAAGGTGACAGATCCTGTCCCCAAAGGTATTGAGATACGCAACAAAATTGACAAAGCAATGGTTAATCTAGCTAATAAATGGCAGACCCGGCATTTTGAAGAAAGTAACGAGTTAATGAACTTGGATCAGTACCTGGATGAATTTGACAAGTGTATTAAATGTTACGGTTGCAGAGAAGCTTGTCCGATCTGTTTCTGTAGAGAATGTTCCATTGAGTCCGAATCTGTTAACTGGGTGCCTAAGGGAGAAATTCCCCCATCACCAATGTTCCACTTTGTGAGAATGTTGCATATGGTAGATTCCTGTACCAACTGTGGACAGTGCGAAGAAGTATGCCCAGCTGAGATTCCGCTGGCCCGGATCTTCCATAAGATAAATGTAGAATTACAGGATGTCTTTAAATACCACCCTGGATATGATCTGGAACAAAAACCCCCTCTTTCAGTGATAAACAAAGAACCCAGTGAGGAATAA
- a CDS encoding hydrogenase iron-sulfur subunit, with product MEWTPKIIVFCCNWCSYGGADTAGTARMQYPPNVRIIRVMCSGRINPLFVLKAFDEGADGVMVAGCHFGDCHYDRGNFACDRRITALKTVMKTLGFEEGRFHLDWISASEGEKFAKTMKMISDQVKELGPFSWRKNKAEIG from the coding sequence ATGGAATGGACCCCCAAAATAATAGTTTTCTGTTGTAATTGGTGTTCCTATGGTGGAGCAGACACTGCAGGTACAGCAAGGATGCAATATCCTCCAAACGTTCGCATAATCAGAGTAATGTGTTCAGGTAGAATAAATCCCCTTTTTGTTTTGAAAGCATTTGATGAAGGGGCTGATGGAGTAATGGTCGCCGGATGTCACTTTGGAGACTGTCACTACGATAGAGGAAACTTCGCGTGTGACCGACGCATAACAGCCCTTAAAACTGTTATGAAAACCCTTGGCTTTGAAGAAGGAAGATTCCATCTCGACTGGATATCTGCTTCAGAGGGTGAGAAATTTGCCAAAACAATGAAGATGATAAGTGATCAGGTCAAAGAACTTGGCCCATTCTCCTGGAGAAAAAATAAAGCAGAAATAGGGTGA
- a CDS encoding Coenzyme F420 hydrogenase/dehydrogenase, beta subunit C-terminal domain: MVQIGDMYYAWGSDDEIATNGECGGAVTTILKFLLEEGVVDAVLAVKKGSDLYDAVPTLITDPEKIIESAGSLHCGTLNMAKIVGKYLDGAKDMKIAVTTKPCDAMTLVELIKREEVDGDNILMVGVNCGGTMPPVKARQMIEKFYETDPDEVVKEEIAKGKLIIETKDNEEQEISIDELENAGYGRRTNCRRCEINIPSMADLALGNWGVIGPLAGKATFVEVFSEKGADALDKAIESGALNTQEPIPKGVEIRANIDKIMAKLAGKWQAKDFDETRGEIFTTMAQYMDEFDKCIKCYGCRESCPICYCENCCLESNNGPDWLSKELPPSPMFHMERLIHMVESCTNCGQCEEVCPAEIPLAKIWHEINLKMQETYGFTRGMDDKMPPLSYFPAPGK, from the coding sequence ATGGTTCAAATAGGCGATATGTATTATGCATGGGGTTCAGACGATGAAATAGCTACCAACGGCGAATGTGGTGGGGCAGTTACCACAATTTTAAAGTTCCTTTTAGAAGAAGGCGTAGTTGATGCAGTCCTTGCCGTTAAAAAAGGTTCAGATCTATATGACGCTGTACCCACACTGATAACCGACCCAGAAAAAATCATAGAATCAGCAGGATCCCTCCACTGTGGAACCCTAAACATGGCAAAAATAGTGGGAAAATACTTGGACGGTGCCAAAGACATGAAAATAGCCGTCACCACCAAACCCTGCGACGCCATGACTCTGGTAGAATTGATTAAACGGGAAGAAGTGGACGGCGACAACATTCTCATGGTAGGGGTTAACTGCGGAGGAACCATGCCTCCAGTTAAAGCCCGACAGATGATCGAAAAATTCTACGAAACTGACCCAGATGAAGTGGTAAAAGAAGAAATTGCCAAAGGAAAATTGATCATTGAAACCAAAGACAACGAAGAACAGGAAATAAGTATCGACGAACTGGAAAACGCTGGATACGGTCGAAGAACCAACTGCCGAAGATGTGAAATCAACATACCAAGTATGGCTGATCTTGCACTGGGTAACTGGGGAGTAATCGGACCATTGGCAGGCAAAGCAACCTTTGTAGAAGTATTCTCCGAAAAAGGAGCCGATGCTCTTGACAAAGCCATAGAATCCGGAGCTCTCAACACCCAGGAACCAATACCTAAGGGTGTTGAAATACGAGCCAACATCGACAAGATCATGGCAAAATTAGCCGGTAAATGGCAAGCCAAAGATTTCGACGAAACCAGAGGCGAAATATTTACCACTATGGCCCAGTACATGGATGAATTTGACAAATGTATCAAGTGCTACGGTTGCAGGGAATCCTGTCCAATCTGTTACTGTGAAAACTGCTGTCTAGAGTCTAATAATGGTCCAGATTGGCTGAGTAAAGAACTCCCACCATCACCAATGTTCCATATGGAAAGGTTAATTCACATGGTAGAATCCTGTACTAACTGTGGACAGTGCGAGGAAGTATGCCCAGCTGAAATACCTCTGGCAAAAATCTGGCATGAAATCAACCTCAAAATGCAGGAAACCTATGGTTTCACCAGGGGAATGGATGATAAAATGCCACCGCTGTCTTATTTCCCAGCACCTGGAAAATAA
- the fdhF gene encoding formate dehydrogenase subunit alpha has translation MNIQYTPTTCPYCGCGCGFNLVSVNGKLKGVEPWKRNPVNEGKLCPKGNFSYEFVHREDRLTTPLIKKGGEFVEATWDEALDLVASKLTEMKEANAEQLAFLSSARCTNEDNYAFQKFVRTVVGTNNVDHCARLCHGPSVAGLAQTFGSGAMTNSLESCAHADVVFLIGTNTLEQHPLMWRRVLQAKEKGAKIIVADPRFTPSAKQADLYIPFQSGTDVALLNSMMNVIIAEGLEDKEFVKNRTTGYEELKEMVKKYPPEEAEKITGVPADLIREAALMYAKADSAALLFSMGITQHTVGTENVMSTSNLSMLTGNIGRPGTGVNPLRGQNNVQGACDMGALPVVYPGYQAVINEELGEKMQTSWGCGDLSCAPGLTVVEMMHAAHDGDITGMYIMGENPMISDPDQQHVEAALNNLDFLVVQDIFLTETAALADVVLPAFSWAEKDGTFTSTERRVQYIRKAVDGPGETRDDWEIVSDIATRMGSDLFKFTSAEDIFEEVRSVTPQYAGMNPERLSKPEALHWPCPDEEHPGTPILHAEKFATPDGLGVFKAIEFKPPAENPDDEYPFILTTGRMLFHWHTGSMTRRSTTLDREVPTGFVEINPEDAAKLGIKNKEMVKVKTRRGEIEVPAKVTSDIIPGTVFIPFHFAECAANMLTSGDALDPFAKMPELKVSAASIEKLE, from the coding sequence ATGAATATTCAATACACACCAACCACATGTCCCTACTGTGGATGTGGATGTGGATTTAACCTGGTAAGTGTCAATGGCAAACTAAAAGGTGTGGAACCATGGAAAAGAAACCCAGTGAATGAAGGAAAACTATGTCCGAAGGGTAACTTTTCTTACGAGTTTGTCCACCGAGAAGACAGGTTAACCACCCCTTTAATTAAAAAAGGTGGGGAATTTGTTGAAGCAACATGGGATGAAGCACTTGATCTGGTTGCATCCAAATTAACTGAAATGAAAGAAGCAAATGCTGAACAGTTGGCTTTCCTATCTTCAGCCAGATGTACAAACGAAGATAATTACGCGTTCCAGAAGTTTGTGCGAACCGTAGTTGGAACCAACAACGTAGACCACTGTGCAAGACTGTGTCACGGTCCTTCAGTTGCTGGACTGGCCCAGACCTTCGGATCAGGAGCCATGACCAACTCATTGGAAAGCTGTGCTCATGCTGATGTGGTGTTTCTAATTGGAACCAACACCCTTGAACAACACCCACTAATGTGGAGAAGGGTATTACAAGCCAAAGAAAAAGGTGCAAAAATCATAGTGGCAGACCCCAGATTTACACCATCTGCCAAGCAAGCTGACCTTTACATACCATTCCAATCCGGTACAGACGTGGCTTTACTGAATTCCATGATGAATGTGATTATTGCCGAAGGATTGGAAGATAAAGAGTTTGTGAAAAACCGAACTACTGGATATGAAGAACTTAAGGAAATGGTTAAAAAATATCCGCCAGAAGAAGCTGAAAAAATAACTGGAGTTCCTGCTGATCTTATCCGAGAGGCCGCACTAATGTACGCCAAAGCAGACAGTGCCGCCCTATTATTCTCAATGGGTATAACCCAACACACAGTTGGTACCGAGAACGTTATGTCCACTTCCAACCTGTCTATGCTAACCGGTAACATTGGTCGGCCTGGTACTGGAGTTAACCCTCTGCGAGGTCAAAACAATGTGCAAGGAGCATGTGATATGGGAGCACTTCCAGTAGTATACCCTGGATATCAGGCTGTTATTAACGAGGAACTGGGAGAAAAAATGCAAACATCATGGGGATGCGGTGATTTATCATGTGCACCAGGTCTTACTGTAGTGGAAATGATGCACGCAGCCCACGATGGTGATATTACAGGCATGTACATTATGGGTGAAAACCCTATGATATCCGACCCAGACCAGCAACACGTTGAAGCTGCTTTAAACAACCTGGATTTCTTAGTGGTACAGGATATATTCTTAACTGAAACTGCTGCCCTAGCGGATGTAGTATTACCTGCATTTTCATGGGCCGAAAAGGATGGAACATTCACCAGCACCGAAAGAAGAGTGCAGTACATTAGAAAAGCCGTAGACGGACCCGGTGAAACAAGAGATGACTGGGAAATAGTTTCCGACATAGCTACCAGAATGGGATCAGACCTGTTCAAGTTCACCAGCGCAGAGGATATCTTTGAAGAAGTGCGATCAGTAACTCCACAGTATGCTGGTATGAACCCGGAAAGACTATCCAAACCAGAAGCACTACATTGGCCTTGCCCTGACGAAGAACACCCTGGAACTCCCATACTCCACGCAGAAAAATTCGCGACCCCTGATGGTCTTGGAGTATTCAAAGCCATCGAATTTAAACCACCAGCTGAAAACCCGGATGATGAGTACCCATTCATACTCACCACTGGACGTATGCTGTTCCACTGGCACACTGGCAGTATGACACGAAGATCAACTACCCTGGACCGTGAAGTTCCAACTGGTTTTGTTGAAATTAACCCAGAAGACGCAGCTAAACTCGGTATTAAGAATAAAGAAATGGTTAAAGTTAAAACCCGACGTGGCGAAATAGAAGTGCCAGCCAAAGTCACTTCCGACATCATCCCCGGAACTGTATTCATACCATTCCACTTCGCTGAATGTGCTGCTAACATGCTCACCAGTGGTGATGCACTGGACCCATTCGCTAAGATGCCCGAACTAAAAGTTTCTGCTGCAAGCATTGAAAAACTGGAGTGA
- a CDS encoding formate/nitrite transporter family protein: MASSFKSPADTAKACVGIAELKEKASLSNLIVLSFLAGAYIAFGGLLAEVATGGMAAAGYPTGLVKFVFGGVFPVGLMLVVIAGSELFTGNNMYMPLGILEGKASWLGLIRNWVGSWVFNLVGALFVAYFLAYLTGILTADPWAATAVTIAKTKALGGAQFVAAGKTVTSLTWTQVFLRAIGCNWLVCLAVYLAIASDDIIGKIFGIWFPIMAFVTIGFEHVVANMFFIPVGIFIGGVSWSQMFINNMVPATLGNIVGGAIFVACIYWFTYLRGTSKA; encoded by the coding sequence ATGGCATCGTCGTTTAAATCACCTGCAGATACCGCCAAAGCTTGTGTTGGTATTGCAGAGCTGAAAGAAAAAGCCTCATTGAGTAATTTGATTGTTTTGAGTTTTTTAGCAGGGGCTTACATTGCATTTGGAGGGCTTCTAGCAGAAGTTGCAACTGGAGGTATGGCTGCTGCGGGTTACCCTACAGGATTAGTAAAATTCGTCTTTGGTGGAGTGTTCCCAGTGGGACTGATGCTGGTTGTTATAGCCGGTTCTGAGCTATTTACTGGTAACAACATGTACATGCCCCTTGGAATATTAGAGGGAAAAGCAAGCTGGTTAGGACTTATCCGTAACTGGGTAGGAAGCTGGGTTTTCAACCTGGTTGGAGCATTATTTGTTGCATACTTCCTAGCATACCTCACCGGTATTTTAACCGCAGATCCTTGGGCAGCAACTGCAGTTACCATCGCTAAAACCAAAGCTCTTGGAGGAGCACAATTTGTAGCAGCAGGTAAAACCGTTACATCCTTAACATGGACACAGGTGTTTTTAAGAGCAATTGGATGTAACTGGCTGGTATGTCTTGCAGTTTACTTAGCTATTGCCTCAGATGATATTATTGGTAAAATATTTGGAATATGGTTCCCAATAATGGCTTTCGTAACTATTGGATTTGAGCACGTAGTTGCAAATATGTTCTTTATACCTGTAGGAATATTCATAGGTGGAGTAAGCTGGTCACAGATGTTCATCAACAACATGGTCCCTGCTACTCTCGGTAACATCGTTGGTGGAGCAATATTTGTAGCATGTATCTACTGGTTTACCTACCTAAGGGGTACAAGTAAAGCCTAA
- a CDS encoding zinc ribbon domain-containing protein: MVSTIICPRCKTKNSKKAEFCYNCKNPLKPGKTSNKKNPLSLNPKSRFDFRIIVTGLILFVLCNIVLLFISGDYAMLISGFALMLFLYVIFKRFMEIDDSVTLKSLGFKIILYYLVIVALGAILLLAFHLY, from the coding sequence TTGGTATCCACAATTATCTGCCCACGATGCAAAACAAAAAACAGCAAAAAAGCTGAATTCTGTTACAACTGTAAAAATCCTTTAAAGCCGGGTAAAACATCTAATAAAAAAAATCCCCTGAGTTTAAACCCTAAATCCCGATTTGACTTTAGAATTATTGTAACTGGACTAATTTTATTTGTTTTATGTAATATTGTCCTGCTGTTTATTTCTGGCGATTATGCAATGCTTATCTCAGGATTTGCTTTAATGTTGTTTTTATATGTTATTTTCAAACGATTCATGGAAATTGACGATTCTGTAACTTTAAAAAGTTTAGGATTCAAGATAATTCTATATTATCTTGTAATTGTTGCTCTAGGGGCTATATTGCTGCTTGCATTCCATTTATATTAG
- a CDS encoding M20 family metallopeptidase: MTSVDFYKDIDQLGSDFASCQIKIFRWLHQHPELAYQEFETSQYILKHLEKLPELEIHSIARTGIKAVLRGGKSGATVAIRADIDALPIQEETDLEYASRVKTDYNGQETGVAHACGHDASTAAAIGTATVLSQLKSELHGNVVFLFQPAEEGAPNGADGGALRMIGEGALQDPEVQAIFGFHANSTCYPGQVMIREGPTHASQDSIFIRIWGEQAHGSQPWSGKDPIVAGASLINSLQTLISREVDLQKGAAVITVGYFWGGIKVNIIPEGAEMGLTVRSLDKDNREILITRIKELAEMKAEMHGCQAEVIYGQHYPMNINNLELYHAMLPTVERVARAKNVLYYLSSTKSEDFSHFSREIPGLYMYYGVAPCELPLSEAKPTHHPGFMVDTTALKFATRLECNLIYDSLKMLNNDF; encoded by the coding sequence ATGACTTCTGTGGATTTTTATAAGGACATAGATCAACTGGGTAGTGATTTTGCATCCTGTCAGATCAAAATTTTCCGCTGGCTACACCAACATCCTGAACTGGCTTACCAGGAATTTGAAACCAGCCAGTACATCCTGAAACACCTGGAAAAACTCCCTGAACTGGAAATACATTCCATTGCCAGGACTGGGATAAAGGCGGTTCTTCGAGGGGGGAAATCGGGCGCCACAGTTGCTATCCGAGCGGATATAGATGCCCTCCCCATACAGGAAGAAACTGACCTTGAATATGCATCTCGTGTAAAAACAGATTATAATGGTCAGGAAACAGGCGTGGCCCATGCATGTGGTCATGATGCCAGTACTGCAGCGGCTATAGGCACTGCCACAGTTTTAAGTCAACTCAAATCTGAATTACATGGAAATGTGGTTTTCTTATTCCAACCCGCTGAAGAAGGTGCACCTAATGGTGCTGATGGTGGAGCTCTGCGCATGATTGGTGAAGGCGCCCTGCAGGATCCGGAAGTTCAGGCTATATTTGGATTCCATGCCAACAGCACCTGCTACCCTGGTCAGGTCATGATCAGGGAGGGACCCACCCATGCCAGCCAGGACAGTATATTCATACGTATATGGGGAGAACAGGCCCACGGATCTCAGCCATGGAGTGGTAAAGACCCTATTGTTGCCGGAGCATCCCTTATAAATTCCCTTCAAACCCTAATCAGCCGTGAAGTGGACCTGCAGAAGGGAGCAGCAGTCATCACCGTGGGATACTTCTGGGGAGGGATCAAAGTGAACATCATCCCCGAAGGGGCTGAAATGGGATTAACTGTTCGTTCACTAGATAAGGATAACAGGGAAATTCTTATAACTCGTATTAAAGAGTTAGCAGAGATGAAGGCAGAAATGCACGGTTGCCAGGCTGAAGTGATATACGGTCAGCACTACCCCATGAACATCAACAACCTTGAACTGTACCATGCAATGCTCCCAACGGTGGAAAGAGTTGCGCGGGCAAAAAATGTCCTTTATTATCTTTCATCCACAAAATCAGAAGATTTTTCCCATTTTTCTCGTGAAATTCCCGGATTATACATGTATTATGGTGTTGCTCCCTGTGAACTGCCCCTATCTGAAGCCAAACCCACTCATCATCCAGGATTCATGGTTGACACAACTGCTCTGAAGTTTGCAACCCGTCTGGAGTGTAATTTAATCTATGACAGTTTGAAAATGCTTAATAATGATTTTTGA